One Phoenix dactylifera cultivar Barhee BC4 chromosome 8, palm_55x_up_171113_PBpolish2nd_filt_p, whole genome shotgun sequence genomic window carries:
- the LOC103702039 gene encoding transmembrane 9 superfamily member 7-like produces MGNLGEIAALLLFLLSFLLISPPTHAFYLPGVAPRDFQKDDELQVKVNKLSSTKTQLPYDYYFLDYCKPPKIMNSAENLGEVLRGDRIENSVYAFKMRRDETCKVACRTKLNQEAVKKFKEKIDDEYRVNMILDNLPVAVPRQRRDGSQVPSHEHGFRVGYKLKDGHYYINNHLSFKVMYHKDPESEDARIVGFEVIPSSIKHEYTEWDDKNPKLSTCNPNIKIAPGSHSPQAVAADTYVIFTYDVTFEISQIKWASRWDTYLLMNDDQIHWFSIINSLMIVLFLSGMVAMIMMRTLYRDIAKYNQLETQDEAQEETGWKLVHGDVFRPPINSGLLCVYVGTGVQFFGMTLVTMIFALLGFLSPSNRGGLTTAMVLLWVFMGLFAGYSSARLYKMFKGTEWKKITLKTAFMFPGIVFAIFFVLNALIWGEKSSGAVPFGTMFALVFLWFGISVPLVFVGSYLGFKKPAIEDPVKTNKIPRQIPEQAWYMQPAFSILIGGILPFGAVFIELFFILTSIWLNQFYYIFGFLFIVFIILLITCAEITIVLCYFQLCSEDYHWWWRAYLTAGTSALYLFAYAVFYFFTKLEITKMVSGILYFGYMLIVSYAFFVLTGTIGFYACFWFVRKIYSSVKID; encoded by the exons ATGGGGAACCTGGGCGAGATCGCGgcgctcctcctcttcctcctttcatttCTTCTCATCTCACCGCCGACCCACGCCTTCTACCTCCCCGGCGTTGCTCCTCGCGATTTCCAGAAG GATGATGAGCTTCAAGTGAAAGTAAATAAACTTTCATCTACAAAGACACAACTTCCATATGATTATTACTTCTTGGATTATTGTAAGCCTCCCAAGATTATGAACAGTGCTGAAAATTTGGGGGAGGTTCTCCGTGGTGATCGCATTGAGAATTCTGTCTATGCA TTTAAAATGAGAAGGGATGAGACTTGCAAAGTAGCTTGCCGCACAAAGCTTAATCAAGAAGCTGTAAAAAAATTCAAGGAGAAGATTGATGATGAGTATCGAGTGAACAT GATCTTGGATAACCTTCCTGTTGCAGTTCCTAGACAAAGAAGAGATGGAAGTCAAGTACCAAGTCATGAACATGGTTTTCGTGTTGGTTATAAG CTCAAAGATGGTCATTATTACATAAATAACCACCTGAGTTTCAAAGTCATGTACCATAAAGACCCAGAAAGTGAGGATGCTCGTATCGTAGGTTTTGAAGTGATTCCAAGCAG TATAAAACACGAATATACTGAGTGGGATGATAAAAATCCTAAATTGTCAACATGCAATCCGAACATTAAAATCGCTCCAGGTAGTCATAGTCCGCAGGCAGTTGCTGCAGATACATATGTCATATTCACATATGATGTTACCTTTGAG ATCAGCCAAATTAAGTGGGCATCTCGCTGGGACACTTACCTTCTCATGAATGATGATCAAATACACTGGTTTTCCATTATCAATTCTTTGATGATAGTTCTCTTTCTGTCGGGCATGGTGGCCATGATCATGATGAGAACCCTTTACAGAGATATAGCTAAATATAACCAGTTGGAGACTCAGGATGAAGCCCAGGAAGAAACCGGATGGAAATTAGTCCATGGTGATGTCTTTAGGCCACCCATCAACTCTGGACTGCTCTGTGTCTATGTGGGAACGGGGGTACAGTTCTTTGGGATGACCTTGGTCACTATGATATTCGCATTGCTAggttttctttctccttccaaCCGTGGGGGTCTAACGACTGCTATGGTTCTTTTGTGGGTTTTTATGGGTCTATTCGCCGGATACTCCTCAGCTCGGCTTTATAAAATGTTTAAAGGTACAGAGTGGAAGAAGATTACCCTAAAAACTGCATTCATGTTCCCCGGAATTGTCTTTGCCATCTTCTTTGTTCTGAATGCTTTAATCTGGGGTGAGAAATCATCTGGTGCTGTTCCTTTCGGGACCATGTTTGCTTTGGTATTCCTCTGGTTTGGTATATCAGTGCCATTGGTTTTTGTTGGTAGCTATCTAGGTTTCAAGAAGCCAGCCATTGAGGATCCAGTAAAGACCAACAAGATCCCTAGACAAATTCCTGAGCAGGCCTGGTACATGCAGCCAGCATTCTCTATTCTGATTGGAGGCATTCTTCCATTTGGTGCAGTCTTCATTGAGCTCTTCTTTATCCTGACATCCATATGGCTGAACCAGTTTTACTACATTTTTGGCTTCCTCTTCATTGTCTTCATCATTCTTCTCATAACTTGTGCTGAGATAACGATCGTGCTCTGCTACTTCCAGCTATGCAGTGAGGACTACCATTGGTGGTGGAGGGCATATTTGACTGCAGGTACTTCCGCTCTCTACCTTTTCGCTTATGCTGTCTTCTATTTCTTCACGAAGTTGGAGATAACCAAGATGGTTTCCGGTATCCTTTACTTTGGGTACATGTTGATTGTGTCTTATGCTTTCTTTGTTTTAACGGGGACAATTGGCTTTTATGCCTGTTTCTGGTTCGTCCGCAAGATATATTCATCTGTGAAAATAGACTGA